The Anopheles coluzzii chromosome 2, AcolN3, whole genome shotgun sequence genome window below encodes:
- the LOC120947959 gene encoding zinc finger protein 436-like yields MESVLDFSVICHTCLSVTPSTISVKSTDLKYNVPLATMINKISAFERQDNPRLPDRLCFVCAEQLRIAYGFQQMCDDSYRILLIQLEKQPEPVVPKEEPVIIDVDALGMSETEQDESEQKEIKQLETKHSVAKQNETKQIAPILSEVAKPIEPKLSVVAKQIEPKQNETKQIEPIQSGSKLNETRQDAPKQIEPKQIAMEPIVMGHDVIEQDAMEQDAMEQDFIEQDAMEQDGTEQYDTEQYDTEQYDTDQYDTDQYDTEQYDTEQYDTEQDDTEQDDTEQNGTEQNGMVLENGFISPSTSTAPMSSMSSDVRKSELSELLNEAEYLEEYLMADPEEPTEEQFPKPAPIGGATVAEAEDNNNGIEDDLQSIVVPGEDGIREIQNQCHVCGLILSKLAHLKRHMKAHAGTKPFKCNVCSKSFSRADNLRAHQRMHTAEKNYKCPLCDERFKRVDAAKAHMGSAHRDFVEANYHVCTVCDNFFKTDEKLIAHMELHRGVNRLVCDVCGKQFVGMMAYEAHLQRHAAESEQPTTYSCAHCDKKFSSKAYLLMHMRYMMANKCLECKYCGKKFARQSDLKSHEDYHTGIKPFTCKTCGKSFHRQCTLVVHMRTHTGEKPFQCSYCPKSFYQKNDMLTHERRHTGERYQCEFCEQKFIHLHLLNSHLKVVHNHDVDCRKRGVKKFFDEPGPTVFAAKEPKPE; encoded by the exons atggaaagtgTGCTAGATTTCAGCGTTATTTGCCATACCTGTTTAAGTGTAACGCCGAGTACGATATCGGTGAAGAGTACAGATCTTAAGTACAATGTCCCGCTCGCCACAATGATCAACAAAATCAGCGCATTCGAG CGCCAAGACAACCCGAGGCTTCCGGACAGATTGTGTTTCGTGTGTGCGGAACAGCTCCGGATCGCGTACGGCTTTCAGCAGATGTGTGACGATTCGTACCGGATTCTTCTCATCCAATTGGAGAAACAACCGGAGCCAGTAGTACCAAAGGAAGAACCCGTCATCATCGACGTGGACGCGCTAGGGATGTCTGAAACTGAGCAGGATGAAAGCGAACAGAAAGAGATTAAACAGCTTGAGACGAAGCATAGTGTGGCGAAGCAGAATGAGACGAAGCAAATTGCGCCGATACTGAGTGAGGTGGCGAAGCCGATTGAGCCGAAACTGAGCGTGGTGGCGAAGCAGATTGAGCCGAAACAGAATGAGACGAAGCAGATTGAGCCGATACAGAGTGGGTCGAAACTGAATGAGACGCGGCAAGATGCGCCGAAACAGATTGAGCCGAAACAGATTGCGATGGAACCGATTGTGATGGGGCATGATGTCATAGAGCAGGATGCCATGGAGCAGGATGCCATGGAGCAGGATTTCATCGAGCAGGATGCCATGGAGCAGGATGGCACGGAACAGTACGACACGGAGCAATATGACACGGAGCAGTACGACACGGATCAGTACGACACAGATCAGTACGACACGGAGCAATACGACACGGAGCAATACGACACCGAGCAGGATGACACGGAGCAGGATGACACGGAGCAGAATGGCACGGAGCAGAATGGCATGGTACTCGAAAATGGCTTTATCTCGCCTAGCACCTCCACTGCACCAATGAGCTCAATGAGCAGCGATGTACGAAAATCAGAACTAAGCGAACTGTTGAACGAAGCCGAATACCTCGAGGAATATCTCATGGCCGATCCCGAAGAGCCAACCGAAGAGCAGTTCCCTAAGCCAGCCCCGATCGGCGGTGCCACTGTAGCGGAAGCGGAAGACAATAACAATGGCATCGAGGACGATCTCCAGTCCATAGTCGTGCCCGGCGAGGATGGAATACGCGAAATTCAGAACCAATGCCACGTGTGCGGGCTCATTCTGAGCAAGCTGGCGCATCTGAAACGCCACATGAAGGCGCACGCCGGAACCAAACCGTTCAAGTGCAACGTGTGCTCGAAGTCGTTCTCCCGTGCGGACAATCTGCGGGCGCACCAAAGGATGCACACGGCGGAGAAGAACTACAAGTGTCCGCTGTGCGACGAACGCTTCAAGCGTGTCGATGCGGCCAAGGCGCACATGGGCTCGGCGCATCGCGACTTCGTGGAGGCCAACTACCACGTGTGCACGGTGTGTGACAACTTCTTCAAGACGGACGAGAAGCTGATCGCGCACATGGAGCTGCACAGGGGCGTCAACAGGCTGGTGTGTGACGTGTGCGGCAAGCAGTTCGTGGGCATGATGGCGTACGAGGCCCACCTGCAGCGGCACGCGGCCGAGTCGGAACAACCGACCACGTACTCCTGTGCGCACTGTGACAAGAAGTTTTCCAGCAAAGCGTACCTGTTGATGCATATGCGCTACATGATGGCAAACAAATGCTTGGAGTGCAAGTACTGTGGCAAAA AATTTGCACGCCAGAGTGATTTGAAGTCGCACGAAGATTACCATACCGGGATCAAGCCCTTCACCTGCAAGACCTGCGGGAAGAGCTTCCATCGTCAGTGTACGCTCGTCGTACACATGCGAACGCACACGGGAGAAAAACCGTTCCAATGTTCGTACTGTCCCAAAAGCTTCTACCAGAAGAACGACATGCTGACGCACGAGCGGCGCCATACGGGTGAGCGGTACCAGTGCGAATTTTGTGAGCAAAAGTTTATTCACCTGCACCTGCTGAATTCGCATCTGAAGGTAGTACACAACCATGACGTGGATTGCCGAAAGCGGGGTGTGAAGAAGTTTTTCGACGAACCCGGTCCGACGGTTTTTGCGGCGAAGGAACCGAAGCCCGAGTAG
- the LOC120947962 gene encoding probable small nuclear ribonucleoprotein G, whose product MSKAHPPELKKYMDKRLSLKLNGGRVVSGILRGFDPFMNVVVDESIEECKDGTRNNIGMVVIRGNSIIMVEALDRI is encoded by the exons ATGTCGAAAGCACATCCGCCAGAGTTGAAAAA GTACATGGACAAGCGGCTATCGCTGAAGCTGAATGGTGGACGAGTCGTTTCCGGCATCCTGCGTGGTTTTGATCCCTTCATGAACGTGGTGGTGGACGAATCCATCGAGGAGTGTAAGGACGGTACCCGCAACAACATTGGAATGGTG GTTATCCGGGgcaacagcatcatcatgGTGGAAGCACTGGATAGGATATAA